The sequence below is a genomic window from Wyeomyia smithii strain HCP4-BCI-WySm-NY-G18 chromosome 1, ASM2978416v1, whole genome shotgun sequence.
gaccaacaggtatgatattttttcttctgttggggatctagaattccaaacttctcatactgagcatgaagccgttatgaagaaggttcaAGTTCCaccctaagacaagacgcgacagctggcttcttatttttcttttcgtaacggccgtcatccccgtcgaaatttttttgaacattccataccgttgatgccagaatgattatttttaacaacttctgcaggtcaatgaaaataaaacaaattaaaattgcaatatataggcgaataatactcaattcttatttattattttatgttcaataaagcatactctacatctattatcaaattttttcttcctaagtttcttggtacccaaattttttctttctaagtttcttggacttcaaccgaaatagtaatgaacgattaatcaatgcatttttaaaattataacagtgaaatacattactcggtaatatcatgtaccttgcatacttttgcatcattatttatgaacaattataataactaaattatgactctccagcatcactgctttacagtgaaaagtaacctcgttgtattttctacgtgacgattgcatcatcgaattcagccaatcagcagccggttcaaattggttgaatgtaacggtgaccagctgtcacgtcttgtcttaggttccacctattgtggaactttaaagcatttcgatcagaactttcatcatttctatcgaatgtgaaagttaattttctaattggtcgccaaggcgaaattcgtattttggccgaatcttttgatggccataaacatcttttacagtatttgactgaaaagatgtataaattttacacttttgatgccaaaaacgagagaccgtttaaggctgtgttgaaaggtctctcaaatgatccataatcttacgcaaagtcggaattgtcaagcctatggtcatggaactcgaaactgccatatgactgcaaaatgtatgatttgtggtgacactagtcacacgaaagatatctgccccgtgaaagagatcactaatagtttcaaatgtgtaaattgtgggtgaaatcacaaatctaatttctttaattgtcctgtaaggtcaaaaattattgcttctagacaacgtaggaattctgaacaacctgttgtcaatgtgggtaatcaaaagactttcagtactgttcaggcatcaccagctcttgcattagcaggtgtgtctgtaggtaataatttaaattcagataacaaatttcagaaaaatattcctgttcaggcaacaccaggctgttcatatgccagtgtcctttcaggtaatatttcaaattcaaacagtaacaaaccattcgtgtttggtgctgaaaagtcagccagtattgatttaggttatccaactcccgaaaagattgaatacctacaacaatccatgctgcagctaatgtccgttttgttgaactgtaactcgatgtacgaggctgttcaagaaggtataaaatttacaactaatattgttatgaaattgaaattcagcaatgattttaaataatgctgtaaattttctaaattggaatgctcgctctttaaaagcgtaagaggatgaatttttcaattttttaacagtccacgatgtgcatattgcagttgtgactgaaacgcttttaaagccaaatattaaactaaaaaagaacccaaattttatagttcataggtttgatagaattgatgttgccggtggtggagttgcaatagttatccaccgtcgaataaaacatcgtgttttaccccatcttgaaaccaaagttatcgagagtttgggaattgaaattgaaacaagtattggcattttatttatagccgcagtgtatttgccttttcaatgcactggtgagcgaaaaaattatttcaagggagatttgcaaaaacacaagaaataaatctaaatttttaatcatcggtgattttaatgcgaaacatcgatcttggaattatgctcaactattttaaatcccactggatctgtgttaaattatcacaagactaattgggatagtaatcgttctacgatcgaggaaaatttgaatgatgatattattttacaaaatagtgctgacattgacagagcattagaaaattttagcagcttaatactcaatgcccggaatttatcagttcgtaaggcaagagtgaaatttaatgcaccaattattgacagtgaacttcaacttcttatacgtttgaagaacatacggagacgtcaataccaaagatctcgtgatcctgctttgaaaattatttttcaagaatttcaaaaggaaattaaacattaaacattcactctcttgcgaaatgagaatttcatgagagaagttgaacaactaaaaccttattcaaaacctttctggaagctttcgaaggttcttaagaaaccctcgaagcccattccagtccttaaagataatgattgcatttttctaacgaatgaacaaaattctcaaaaacttgctcagcagtttgagagtgttcataactccaatttgaacgtagtaagtcctattgaaaatgaagtaaaccaaaagtatgttcagatcacccaagaatttttttccgaagaggtattggagacaaacttgaatgaggtgcgaaccattctcaaaaaattcaaaaacatggaagcaccaggagatgatgggattttctatatcctcatcaaaagacttcccgaaaactctttaaatttcttggtaaatttttttaacagatgctttgcactagcacattttcctacgaaatggaaaaatgccaaaatcactccaattttaaaacccaaaAAGAATtaagctgaggcatcaagttatcgaccaataagtttactttcctctattagcaaactttttgaaagaataattcttaatagaatgataacacatattaatgagaactcaatttttgcaaatgagcagtttggttttcgccatgggcattccactactcatcagttactatgagtaacaaatatgattcgaactattaaatctgaaggctattcgactgaagctgatcttctagatatagaaaaggcattcgacagtgtttggcataaaggtttaatagctaaaatgtcaaatttcagttttccgctttacctcacaaaaatgatacaaagttatttaactgaccgcactctccagggtAACTATCtcaatggtaaatctaatagattgcctgttagagctggtgtgcctcaggggagtatcttgggcccaatcttatataacatttttacttctgatcttcctgatttaccaccaggttgtgagaaatctctgttttgtgacgatacaagcatttccgcaaaaggaaaaagccttcgtgttatatgcagtcggcttcaaaaaagtttagatatattttcttcatacttacaaaaatggaagatttcccctaatgcttctaaaacacagttaattatttttcctcataagccaagagttttatttctcaaacccacccataaccacgttattaagatgaacggtgtggtcttaaattggtctgatcaagttaaatacttagggttaatttatgataagaatcttactttcaaggagcacattgaaaatatccagtcaaagtgcaataagtatatcaaatgtttataacctcttatcaacaggaattctagactttgtctcaagaataaactgttaatttacaaacaaatatttagaccagcaatgttatatgcagctcccatctggacaagttgttgtgcaaccaggaagaagacacttcaaaggattcagaataaacttttgaaaatgattttgaagcgtcctccctggtttagcacgatcgagctacataggctcactaatgtagaaacattagaaaatatgtcaagccaaattatcaacaaattccgacaaaaatcgttgcaatcctcaattgcaacgattagctcactttatagtcagtaagatagtttcaagtttattttaagtttcgttgtattccttttttttttcttgacaagtaggtttaataattttcctgcaattacattatcttaactgcgaaagctaataacattcaattatactaaaaagcgtacaaatatatataatagtgttgaaatgtcaccatttgtggcagaacacacaatactagttctgaatagatattttagtacataaataaatcattacaaactccccccccccccctaaaaaaaaaaaaaaaagtggttAGGGATGAAAAAGTTTCATGAAAGTATTTGACACGGATAGGTGAAATCTGAGAAATTTAAGACACAAACCTTGAAGGGAAAGAGCGGAATGTAATGTTGCTGAAAAGAATCacgttacttaaaaaaaatgcaacgaaaacattttcatgtgttgattaattttttttttgttgcagcAGCACAGAAGGTTTGAAGCCAAATCGAACTGATGATAGCCTGAGTGAGGAATCAGCGAAATACACCTGCGATATATGTGGCAAACAGTACAAACAAATGAGATCACTTCACTTACATCTGAAGCGTCATCAGAGCACCACTGTGAGAACTAAGGCtgaaatccaaaacaaaaagCAGCACGAGTGTACGATTTGTGGAAAAGGAAATCCGAGTAGAACAATTCTCATGAAGCACATGCTTTGTCATACCGAAGAAAGGCCTTTTAATTGCGATATTTGCGGTTTATCATATAAGTCAGCTCGTGATATGAAAGTCCATAAAAATACACACATTGCGGAGAGACGGTATGAATGCGAAATTTGCGGAAAAAGATTTCTTATTTCTTCCACACTAAAGCGGCACTTGTTATGCCACACCGACGAACGGCCTTTTAAATGCAATATTTGCGGTCTGTCATTGAGGTTGGAATATAATCTAAGAAATCATATACTAAACCACAAATTCAAGCATGAAAATTCCACAATCGAGCAAAATCTTGAAACACATGTGGATGAAAAACGACTTTTCAATTGCGATATTTGCGATTTATCCTATAAAACAGTTTATGGTTTTAAAAAACATAAGGAAAAGCATCTCCGAGGCCCGCTTAAATGCGAAATTTGCGagaaaatatttctattacCTCACAGACTAAAGCGGCACATGGTTTGCCATTCGAATGAACGGCCCTATAAATGCAACATTTGCAGCTCATCATTCAAGTCTAGTTCTCATCTACAATCTCACGAAAACACACACTCGGAAGAACGATCTTACAAATGTGATATTTGCGTTTTTGCATGCAAGACAAAGAATGTGTTAAAGGAGCACAAGAAATCGCGAAAGCACCTAAGGCGAATACAAACAGTGATTGTTTAAAATATATGTTGGAAAAACTTTGAAGccgcaaaagtaataaaaacgcATCTGAATGAGAATTTTAGTGGGTTAGAGCGACATAATTC
It includes:
- the LOC129718748 gene encoding zinc finger protein OZF-like isoform X2, which codes for MEGYSLIKMEGCTPAIKLEELIIFDTVATEREPTVTKGSTDVEQEPVMEITDEVKTTAASSNSNDSKMRNIDVGDDSHKKNACEFCNKKYCSKVNLENHRRIHTGERPFACDICSRTFRTATILLHHKNAHSKQHFECDICKRRFSMKSNLTHHRNIHRSDCPHKCPICDKLLPTNSHLEQHVRSHSDARPFKCDICDASYKGHNALKDHMKIHKVEPFPDTEGLKPNRTDDSLSEESAKYTCDICGKQYKQMRSLHLHLKRHQSTTVRTKAEIQNKKQHECTICGKGNPSRTILMKHMLCHTEERPFNCDICGLSYKSARDMKVHKNTHIAERRYECEICGKRFLISSTLKRHLLCHTDERPFKCNICGLSLRLEYNLRNHILNHKFKHENSTIEQNLETHVDEKRLFNCDICDLSYKTVYGFKKHKEKHLRGPLKCEICEKIFLLPHRLKRHMVCHSNERPYKCNICSSSFKSSSHLQSHENTHSEERSYKCDICVFACKTKNVLKEHKKSRKHLRRIQTVIV
- the LOC129718748 gene encoding zinc finger protein OZF-like isoform X3, with amino-acid sequence MRNIDVGDDSHKKNACEFCNKKYCSKVNLENHRRIHTGERPFACDICSRTFRTATILLHHKNAHSKQHFECDICKRRFSMKSNLTHHRNIHRSDCPHKCPICDKLLPTNSHLEQHVRSHSDARPFKCDICDASYKGHNALKDHMKIHKVEPFPDSTEGLKPNRTDDSLSEESAKYTCDICGKQYKQMRSLHLHLKRHQSTTVRTKAEIQNKKQHECTICGKGNPSRTILMKHMLCHTEERPFNCDICGLSYKSARDMKVHKNTHIAERRYECEICGKRFLISSTLKRHLLCHTDERPFKCNICGLSLRLEYNLRNHILNHKFKHENSTIEQNLETHVDEKRLFNCDICDLSYKTVYGFKKHKEKHLRGPLKCEICEKIFLLPHRLKRHMVCHSNERPYKCNICSSSFKSSSHLQSHENTHSEERSYKCDICVFACKTKNVLKEHKKSRKHLRRIQTVIV
- the LOC129718748 gene encoding zinc finger protein OZF-like isoform X1, with protein sequence MEGYSLIKMEGCTPAIKLEELIIFDTVATEREPTVTKGSTDVEQEPVMEITDEVKTTAASSNSNDSKMRNIDVGDDSHKKNACEFCNKKYCSKVNLENHRRIHTGERPFACDICSRTFRTATILLHHKNAHSKQHFECDICKRRFSMKSNLTHHRNIHRSDCPHKCPICDKLLPTNSHLEQHVRSHSDARPFKCDICDASYKGHNALKDHMKIHKVEPFPDSTEGLKPNRTDDSLSEESAKYTCDICGKQYKQMRSLHLHLKRHQSTTVRTKAEIQNKKQHECTICGKGNPSRTILMKHMLCHTEERPFNCDICGLSYKSARDMKVHKNTHIAERRYECEICGKRFLISSTLKRHLLCHTDERPFKCNICGLSLRLEYNLRNHILNHKFKHENSTIEQNLETHVDEKRLFNCDICDLSYKTVYGFKKHKEKHLRGPLKCEICEKIFLLPHRLKRHMVCHSNERPYKCNICSSSFKSSSHLQSHENTHSEERSYKCDICVFACKTKNVLKEHKKSRKHLRRIQTVIV